In one Prosthecochloris aestuarii DSM 271 genomic region, the following are encoded:
- a CDS encoding glycosyltransferase → MNILFLNSARRNWGGNERSIQLVAEALSDEHGVVLAYRSELIGSHFGITKYRLPFLHEADLYTIARLKSIIIKHRIDVIIPTKRKDYALAGIVSRITGIKNIIWLGANRPLKNTWYNKLVYKSLSNGIIVNAMQIQQTLLKTPFLTENDIRVIYNGIDTRLLDRRATKKKKSCETFTVSAMGRLDSNKGFDFLLKSFARLLKNRTDIDARLIIIGDGPLKNNYAKLARTLDIAQNVRFCGYLSDPYPELLESDVYVSSSISEGLSIALLEAMYLANAPISTLAGGGVREIIKNGTNGFLVDFGDEQALADILYRLYSDRILRKTIAERAVTTVMERYSMQKILHEIIDFCQTA, encoded by the coding sequence ATGAACATTCTCTTTCTGAATTCAGCCAGGCGGAACTGGGGAGGCAATGAACGTTCGATACAGCTGGTGGCTGAAGCCCTTTCCGATGAACACGGGGTAGTCCTCGCATACCGTTCAGAGCTCATCGGAAGTCATTTCGGCATTACGAAGTACAGGCTTCCTTTTCTTCACGAGGCCGATCTCTACACCATTGCCCGGCTGAAAAGCATCATAATCAAGCATCGCATTGACGTCATCATCCCCACTAAAAGAAAAGACTACGCCCTTGCAGGCATCGTCAGCCGGATTACAGGCATAAAAAACATCATCTGGCTGGGAGCAAACAGACCGTTAAAAAACACCTGGTACAACAAGCTTGTCTACAAATCCCTGTCGAACGGCATCATAGTCAATGCCATGCAGATACAGCAGACACTCCTGAAAACCCCGTTCCTGACAGAAAACGACATCAGGGTCATCTATAACGGGATTGACACAAGGCTTCTGGATCGGAGGGCGACCAAAAAGAAAAAATCCTGTGAGACCTTCACCGTCAGCGCGATGGGAAGACTTGACAGCAATAAAGGGTTCGACTTCCTGCTCAAAAGCTTTGCCCGATTGCTGAAAAACCGGACAGACATCGATGCCCGCCTGATCATTATCGGTGACGGCCCTCTGAAAAACAACTACGCGAAACTGGCCCGGACACTCGACATAGCTCAGAACGTGCGTTTCTGCGGTTATCTGTCGGACCCCTATCCGGAACTGCTCGAATCCGATGTCTATGTATCAAGCTCGATATCGGAAGGATTGTCGATAGCCCTGCTCGAGGCGATGTACCTTGCCAATGCCCCAATAAGCACCCTGGCCGGAGGAGGCGTCAGGGAAATCATTAAAAATGGAACCAACGGCTTCCTGGTGGACTTCGGAGATGAACAAGCTCTTGCTGATATACTCTACCGGCTCTATAGCGACAGAATCCTGAGAAAAACCATCGCTGAGCGGGCCGTCACAACCGTCATGGAACGCTATTCCATGCAGAAAATTCTCCATGAAATCATAGATTTCTGCCAAACAGCATAA
- the yrbL gene encoding PhoP regulatory network protein YrbL: MIVDLHSAEMIGRGSSRVCYVHPGDALKCIKITYVDNASISREELRHYNRFSRRRISWDMMSRTYGHVRTTLGKGVVFSLSRDYDGSISRTLEYYLQNGLVAPGLLAGALNNFKRYLIRERIVVRELKADNLVYQRLTPSCGKIVIIDGVGNNEFLPLANYSSLFARRTVRRKWGKFRHSLPEHYPANRAAEAVASMLHDELGE; the protein is encoded by the coding sequence ATGATAGTCGATCTTCATAGTGCAGAAATGATAGGCAGGGGTTCCTCCAGAGTGTGTTATGTGCATCCGGGGGATGCGCTGAAATGTATCAAGATTACCTATGTGGACAACGCCTCGATCAGCAGGGAGGAGCTCAGGCATTACAACCGTTTTTCCCGGCGCAGGATTTCATGGGATATGATGTCCAGAACATACGGCCATGTCCGGACAACGCTGGGCAAAGGGGTTGTGTTCAGTCTTTCAAGAGATTATGACGGGAGTATCTCCCGAACTCTGGAATATTATCTGCAGAATGGTCTTGTTGCGCCGGGTCTGCTTGCCGGGGCATTGAACAATTTCAAACGCTACCTTATCAGAGAGCGTATTGTCGTACGGGAACTGAAGGCGGATAATCTGGTCTATCAGAGGCTTACGCCGTCATGTGGAAAGATTGTGATTATTGATGGCGTAGGCAACAACGAATTTCTTCCCCTGGCAAATTACTCCTCTCTTTTTGCTCGCAGAACCGTTCGGAGAAAATGGGGCAAGTTCCGACATTCGCTTCCGGAGCACTATCCTGCCAACCGTGCTGCTGAAGCTGTTGCCTCGATGCTTCATGATGAGCTCGGCGAGTGA
- a CDS encoding glycosyltransferase has product MNIAFINSARTWGGTEKWTLMASEALSETCDVVLIYRKALVGDRFSVTRYPLPLISHLDLFSLARIVEIIKKEQIDIIIPTKRKDYVLAGMAAGICGISSVIRLGIDRKLKIPIIHKLIYRDLTDGIIVNAERTKQTLLESRFMQGQKIQVIYNGLDTKKIDAEHSHLPPRPSGLVVTAMGILTFRKGFDFLIRGFARFLVQSPQIDATLVIIGSGPQHETFRALAQELLIADRVIFTGFLENPLPWLKQSDIFAMTSTNEGISNALLEAMYLNNAPICTRAGGTEEIITDRENGLLIPYGDEQKLASAIEELAFSTTIRERLSANAHRSVVNQFSSERMKKELEAFLHRVIDASASDHSPSSS; this is encoded by the coding sequence ATGAATATAGCGTTTATCAATTCAGCAAGAACCTGGGGAGGAACCGAAAAATGGACGTTGATGGCTTCCGAAGCCCTCAGTGAGACCTGCGATGTCGTTCTCATCTACAGAAAAGCTCTGGTTGGCGACAGGTTTTCCGTTACCAGATACCCTCTCCCGCTCATCAGCCATCTCGATCTTTTCAGTCTTGCCCGAATTGTTGAGATCATCAAAAAAGAGCAGATCGACATCATTATACCAACCAAAAGAAAAGACTACGTCCTTGCCGGTATGGCAGCAGGAATCTGCGGTATTTCATCGGTTATCAGGCTTGGAATCGACCGGAAACTCAAAATCCCAATTATCCACAAACTGATCTACCGGGACCTGACTGACGGTATTATCGTCAATGCCGAAAGGACCAAACAAACCCTTCTCGAATCCCGTTTCATGCAGGGACAAAAAATACAGGTCATCTATAACGGTCTTGACACAAAAAAAATAGACGCAGAGCACTCCCATCTTCCGCCCAGACCATCCGGATTGGTGGTGACCGCGATGGGAATCCTGACGTTTCGCAAGGGATTCGACTTCCTTATCAGAGGGTTTGCCCGCTTCCTCGTCCAATCGCCGCAAATCGATGCGACACTGGTCATCATCGGCAGCGGGCCGCAGCATGAGACGTTCAGGGCTCTTGCTCAAGAACTGCTCATTGCCGACAGGGTCATCTTTACCGGTTTTCTTGAAAACCCTCTGCCGTGGCTCAAACAAAGCGATATCTTTGCCATGACATCAACCAACGAAGGCATTTCCAATGCCCTGCTTGAAGCGATGTACCTCAACAACGCGCCGATCTGCACCAGGGCAGGAGGCACCGAAGAAATCATTACAGACAGAGAAAACGGCCTTCTCATCCCCTACGGTGATGAACAAAAACTTGCGAGTGCGATAGAGGAACTCGCCTTCAGCACAACCATCAGGGAACGGCTGTCGGCAAACGCTCACCGAAGCGTCGTGAATCAGTTTTCATCAGAAAGGATGAAAAAAGAGCTTGAAGCCTTTTTGCATCGGGTCATCGACGCCTCCGCCAGTGATCACTCGCCGAGCTCATCATGA
- a CDS encoding CPBP family intramembrane glutamic endopeptidase has product MASNNIKTAPEYTKQFSPSFVVTNLVVLVMFVLYPFTGSILMALVAPGQVAAGREGWMNDDLIMSVRAVQVAGQVLVLVLPVLFLVRFQTGSRALLSRENRVFIGITSSFNIRAVLLALAAVVLIQPFLLTMMELLSMALASMGEEGRKLLEEQQQLEAFLLYLTSWNNPFEFLLVLCVIAIVPAFCEEFFFRGYIQNSYVTALSPFRGILLTGIVFGLFHMSLFNLLPLMLMGWFLGYVYYRTASLWVPAAVHFANNALSLFMLQFQRQMPVSERSVGFFLLGSWSWWLVVVASLMLLLIVARRFHGLTAGAGDVVFQEG; this is encoded by the coding sequence ATGGCCAGCAATAATATCAAGACAGCCCCGGAATATACCAAACAATTCAGCCCGTCATTTGTGGTAACCAACCTGGTTGTGCTGGTTATGTTCGTCCTTTATCCTTTTACCGGCTCAATCCTGATGGCGCTGGTTGCTCCCGGGCAGGTCGCTGCTGGAAGGGAGGGGTGGATGAACGATGATCTGATCATGAGCGTCAGGGCGGTTCAGGTGGCGGGCCAGGTTCTGGTTCTTGTTCTGCCAGTCTTGTTTCTGGTTCGTTTTCAGACCGGCAGCCGCGCTTTGTTGTCGCGTGAGAATCGTGTGTTTATAGGCATTACGTCCAGTTTCAATATCCGTGCTGTATTGCTGGCTCTTGCTGCTGTGGTGCTGATTCAGCCTTTTCTGCTGACGATGATGGAACTTCTATCGATGGCTCTCGCCTCTATGGGCGAGGAGGGCCGGAAGCTTCTCGAAGAGCAGCAGCAGCTCGAAGCGTTTCTTCTTTATCTTACGAGCTGGAATAATCCTTTTGAATTTCTGCTGGTATTGTGTGTTATTGCAATTGTTCCGGCCTTTTGCGAAGAGTTTTTTTTCCGAGGCTATATTCAGAACAGTTACGTGACGGCTCTTTCTCCTTTTCGCGGAATTTTGCTGACGGGTATTGTTTTTGGCTTGTTTCATATGAGCCTTTTCAATCTTTTGCCTCTCATGCTGATGGGGTGGTTCCTGGGATATGTGTATTACAGAACCGCAAGCCTCTGGGTTCCCGCAGCAGTTCATTTCGCCAATAATGCGCTGTCTCTTTTCATGCTTCAGTTTCAGCGGCAGATGCCTGTATCGGAGAGGTCTGTTGGCTTCTTTCTCCTGGGATCATGGTCCTGGTGGCTTGTTGTCGTTGCTTCGTTGATGCTGCTGTTGATTGTTGCCAGGCGATTTCACGGTTTGACAGCTGGAGCAGGAGATGTTGTCTTTCAGGAAGGATGA
- a CDS encoding phosphatidate cytidylyltransferase, with translation MSLNNPSNLAQRVIVALFGIPVMIWLTWKGELFFLSLVALLAMQGVREFHHLARAKAFVPHVVFFVIYTLLFQLNLFFRVVDFLVPLILLVAGLFVREVFESRGSRIVNIGSALTGVLYVNVSFGSLFLLRMDNPLGMHYVFLLFVCVWAADIFAYFGGSRFGGRFIRKKFFERLSPHKTWEGFVAGLAGSVAVAAIFAATDMALGFLPALTAGFAIGLLSPLGDLIESMFKRDAGVKDSSSLIPGHGGVLDRFDTVMFIAPLFYLLTLF, from the coding sequence ATGTCGCTGAATAATCCATCCAATCTCGCTCAGCGAGTTATAGTCGCTCTATTCGGTATTCCGGTGATGATCTGGTTGACCTGGAAGGGTGAGCTCTTTTTTCTTTCTCTGGTTGCGCTGTTAGCCATGCAGGGGGTAAGAGAGTTTCATCATCTGGCCAGAGCTAAAGCGTTTGTGCCGCATGTGGTCTTTTTTGTGATCTATACGCTTCTCTTTCAGCTGAATCTTTTTTTTCGCGTTGTTGATTTTTTGGTGCCGCTCATTCTGCTCGTTGCGGGCCTTTTTGTCAGGGAAGTTTTTGAATCAAGGGGATCGAGGATTGTCAATATCGGGTCTGCACTGACAGGGGTGCTCTATGTCAATGTTTCATTCGGTTCACTGTTCCTTCTTCGCATGGACAACCCTCTTGGCATGCACTACGTCTTTCTTTTGTTCGTGTGTGTATGGGCGGCCGATATTTTTGCATATTTCGGCGGTAGCCGTTTTGGAGGGCGTTTCATCAGGAAAAAGTTTTTTGAGCGTCTCAGTCCGCATAAAACATGGGAGGGTTTTGTTGCAGGACTGGCCGGAAGCGTGGCCGTTGCGGCAATTTTTGCCGCAACAGATATGGCATTAGGTTTTTTGCCGGCGTTGACAGCAGGATTTGCTATAGGTCTCTTGAGCCCTCTCGGGGATCTGATTGAGTCGATGTTCAAGCGTGATGCCGGCGTTAAAGATTCTTCTTCGCTTATTCCCGGGCATGGCGGCGTGCTCGATCGCTTTGATACGGTTATGTTTATTGCCCCTCTGTTTTACCTCTTGACCCTTTTTTAA
- a CDS encoding PTS sugar transporter subunit IIA, whose protein sequence is MKIEDLLSEKYIVLHLEMSTKSQVIDKMLSIVADHPGVRDHEKLRQDVLKREKEMSTGIGKQIALPHAKTDAVSDPVLALATLKTEINFESIDNEPVQLIFLLATPEEMLAEHLKLLSRITRMAGREDVRDRLMQVTSRQDVLDLFKEEEKDFPQI, encoded by the coding sequence ATGAAAATCGAGGATTTACTGTCTGAAAAATATATCGTGCTGCATCTTGAAATGTCAACGAAAAGTCAGGTGATTGACAAGATGCTCTCTATTGTCGCCGATCATCCGGGCGTCAGGGATCATGAGAAGCTTCGCCAGGATGTGCTGAAACGTGAGAAGGAGATGTCGACCGGCATAGGAAAACAGATTGCGTTGCCGCACGCCAAGACCGATGCTGTCAGCGATCCGGTTCTGGCGCTTGCAACCCTGAAGACCGAAATCAATTTCGAGTCCATCGACAATGAGCCCGTGCAGCTTATTTTTCTTCTCGCAACTCCTGAGGAGATGCTTGCCGAGCATCTCAAACTCCTGAGCCGCATTACCCGCATGGCAGGGCGTGAAGATGTTCGCGACAGACTGATGCAGGTGACGTCCCGTCAGGATGTGCTTGACCTCTTCAAGGAGGAGGAGAAGGATTTTCCGCAGATTTAA
- the hisS gene encoding histidine--tRNA ligase: MSHYRAVKGTRDIFPDEVAAWQYVESVIHRVASFYAFHEIRTPVFEYTDLFQRSIGATTDIVGKEMFTFQPDPNGRSITLRPEMTAGVMRAFLQGNRASESPVHKLYYISNLFRKERPQAGRQRQFCQFGAELLGASSPAAVAEVIAMMMHVFRLLGLKGLKLRINTLGSIEDRKRYRDALREYLLPFSGELDAASLERLEKNPLRILDSKNPAVQSIVSGAPSLRDYLQPAAVEEFEEVLGYLDDRGIEYVQDPLLVRGLDYYCHTAFEVQCSDLGAQDALGGGGRYDGLARELGAGADLPAVGFAVGMERLMIALERQGLLSTIPPKGPDVYVVLQDRAFLVHAVALCGALRDAAISTEIDLAGRSMKAQMREANRIKAAYALFVGPDEVASGVYGLKNLESSSQESRSLEAVIAELGHG, from the coding sequence ATGTCCCACTATCGCGCCGTTAAAGGTACCAGAGATATTTTCCCCGATGAAGTTGCTGCATGGCAGTATGTTGAAAGCGTTATTCATCGTGTTGCTTCGTTCTATGCGTTTCATGAGATCAGGACGCCCGTTTTTGAATACACCGATCTTTTTCAGCGCAGTATCGGCGCGACGACAGATATCGTCGGCAAAGAGATGTTTACGTTTCAGCCTGATCCCAACGGCCGATCGATAACGCTGAGGCCGGAAATGACCGCCGGAGTGATGCGCGCTTTTCTTCAGGGCAACCGTGCGTCGGAATCTCCGGTGCACAAGCTCTATTACATCAGCAACCTGTTTCGAAAGGAGCGCCCTCAGGCCGGACGGCAGCGGCAGTTTTGCCAGTTCGGTGCTGAACTTCTCGGGGCTTCTTCACCTGCAGCTGTGGCGGAGGTTATCGCTATGATGATGCATGTTTTCCGGCTGCTTGGACTGAAGGGACTTAAACTCAGGATCAATACGCTTGGCTCCATTGAGGATCGTAAGCGTTACCGCGATGCGCTGCGGGAGTATCTTCTGCCTTTTTCCGGTGAATTGGACGCAGCCTCTCTTGAACGTCTGGAGAAGAACCCGCTGAGGATTCTCGATTCTAAAAATCCTGCCGTGCAGAGTATCGTCTCCGGCGCTCCTTCTTTGCGTGATTATCTTCAGCCGGCAGCTGTTGAAGAGTTTGAAGAGGTTCTCGGCTATCTTGATGATCGCGGTATCGAGTATGTTCAGGACCCTTTGCTGGTAAGAGGGCTTGATTATTACTGCCATACGGCATTTGAGGTTCAGTGTTCTGATCTCGGAGCTCAGGATGCGCTCGGCGGCGGTGGTCGTTACGACGGACTTGCGCGTGAGCTTGGAGCCGGCGCTGACCTCCCTGCAGTCGGTTTTGCTGTGGGAATGGAGCGCCTCATGATCGCGCTCGAACGTCAGGGTCTGCTCTCAACGATTCCGCCCAAGGGTCCCGATGTGTATGTGGTTCTGCAGGATCGTGCGTTTCTGGTCCATGCTGTCGCACTATGCGGTGCTCTTCGTGACGCAGCAATCAGTACGGAGATTGATCTTGCCGGGCGCAGCATGAAGGCCCAGATGCGTGAGGCCAACAGGATTAAAGCCGCTTATGCTTTGTTCGTCGGGCCTGATGAAGTTGCATCGGGGGTATACGGATTGAAAAACCTTGAGTCATCCAGTCAGGAATCGCGCTCTCTGGAGGCTGTTATCGCTGAGCTTGGGCACGGTTAA
- a CDS encoding glutaredoxin family protein — MKRVVLYSKSGCHLCDVAMETIEFIRQKTAFEFSVVDIQSDPQLYERYRYQIPVVCIDGEAVFRHSVDAVVFAGIVSGDHAGDFEFSMK; from the coding sequence ATGAAGCGAGTCGTGCTGTATTCGAAATCAGGGTGTCATCTGTGTGATGTCGCCATGGAAACAATTGAGTTTATCCGTCAAAAAACGGCCTTTGAGTTTTCTGTTGTCGATATTCAATCCGATCCGCAGTTGTACGAACGCTACCGTTACCAGATTCCCGTTGTTTGTATTGACGGAGAAGCGGTATTTCGTCACTCTGTCGATGCAGTAGTTTTTGCTGGAATTGTCAGCGGCGATCATGCCGGAGATTTTGAGTTTTCAATGAAATAA
- the rimP gene encoding ribosome maturation factor RimP: MVEDRLISGIEACVASFSREVSTGKESEIFLVDLAVKAAGRSVKIEVLVDSEQGIVISQCAALSRRIRDMIESDDELQEVYGEVFELMVSSPGLGGPIRHVRQYIRHTGRLLSVRYRDDAGSVHDVTGRLIEVDLAEGHEPFLVLEPVRSGRKKNGSLPPSRLKMMLDRIDKAVVQVEF, from the coding sequence ATGGTAGAAGATCGGCTTATTTCAGGAATTGAAGCGTGTGTTGCTTCCTTTTCCCGGGAAGTCTCAACGGGAAAAGAGAGCGAGATTTTTCTTGTTGACCTGGCTGTCAAAGCCGCAGGACGCTCGGTAAAGATCGAAGTTCTTGTTGATAGCGAACAGGGGATTGTGATTTCTCAGTGTGCTGCGTTGAGCCGCAGGATCAGGGATATGATCGAGAGTGACGACGAGCTGCAGGAGGTCTATGGGGAGGTTTTTGAGCTGATGGTGTCATCTCCGGGTCTTGGTGGCCCTATAAGGCATGTACGTCAGTATATTCGCCACACCGGACGGCTTTTGAGTGTTCGGTATCGTGATGATGCAGGTTCTGTGCATGATGTCACAGGCCGATTGATAGAGGTGGATCTGGCTGAAGGGCATGAACCGTTTCTGGTTCTGGAGCCAGTGCGCAGCGGGAGAAAAAAGAATGGATCTCTTCCGCCTTCCCGGCTGAAGATGATGCTTGACAGAATTGACAAAGCGGTTGTTCAGGTTGAATTCTGA
- the nusA gene encoding transcription termination factor NusA, whose translation MAKKQAKGETQDRKAQIASAFGEIEQSKVFLDKRTESAAVKMDIADLLKDIIQKQLRKDYDPEVEANIFINPERGDFEVYILKKIVDEIDIPSIEISIDEVRQIDDSLEVGDYYEEGPINLEEYLTRKSIQIIKQSVQKKVRDLERQVVYEECLEKVGEVIAGEVYQIRPHEVIFSYNTSKDHRVELVLPKSEMIKKDNPRRTPRMKLYVKRIERERVKVKQDDGSIVEKEKPDGGMKVIVSRTDDRFLYKLFESEVPEILDGLIVIKGIARVPGERAKVAVESTSSRIDPVGASVGYRGKRIQSIVKELNNENIDVIYYTDEPQIFIARALQPAKIDPMTVHADMKTRMARVMLKPDQIKYAIGKNGNNIHLAERLTGYEIDVYRDVIDKTLEDPNDIDIIEFREEFGDDMIYQLLDSGLDTAKKVLQAGIEEIEQALLGPTKIDEMSVFGKGRKTVKPRERRLTDEEKRYWKKIAENIYRTVKDQFNEADLQEINDEDNDAAPEGEGADEGSEKQ comes from the coding sequence ATGGCTAAAAAGCAGGCAAAAGGGGAGACTCAGGATCGCAAGGCGCAGATCGCAAGTGCTTTTGGTGAAATCGAACAATCAAAGGTCTTCCTGGACAAACGCACTGAAAGTGCCGCGGTGAAGATGGATATTGCTGATCTCCTGAAAGATATTATTCAGAAGCAGCTGCGGAAAGATTACGATCCGGAAGTCGAAGCCAATATTTTTATCAATCCTGAGAGAGGGGATTTCGAGGTCTATATTCTTAAGAAAATCGTCGATGAAATCGATATTCCCTCGATAGAGATCTCCATTGACGAGGTTCGTCAAATAGATGACTCCTTGGAAGTAGGCGATTATTACGAAGAAGGCCCTATCAATCTTGAAGAGTATCTTACCAGAAAGTCGATTCAGATTATTAAACAGTCCGTTCAGAAAAAGGTACGTGATCTGGAACGTCAGGTCGTCTATGAGGAGTGCCTTGAGAAGGTGGGAGAGGTTATAGCAGGAGAGGTTTATCAGATTCGTCCCCATGAGGTGATTTTCAGTTACAATACCTCAAAGGACCACAGGGTTGAGCTTGTCCTTCCGAAATCCGAGATGATCAAGAAGGATAATCCCCGGCGAACCCCTCGTATGAAGCTCTATGTGAAGCGTATTGAGAGGGAACGGGTAAAGGTAAAGCAGGATGACGGAAGCATCGTTGAGAAGGAAAAACCTGACGGAGGCATGAAGGTCATCGTTTCGCGTACCGATGACCGTTTTCTCTATAAACTTTTTGAAAGCGAAGTTCCGGAGATTCTTGACGGATTGATTGTTATCAAGGGGATCGCCAGAGTACCGGGAGAAAGGGCCAAAGTTGCTGTTGAGTCAACCAGTTCCAGGATTGATCCTGTTGGGGCAAGTGTCGGTTATCGTGGCAAGAGGATTCAGAGCATTGTCAAGGAGCTCAATAATGAGAATATTGACGTAATTTATTACACTGATGAGCCTCAGATTTTCATAGCACGTGCACTGCAGCCGGCAAAGATAGATCCTATGACCGTTCATGCGGATATGAAAACCCGTATGGCAAGGGTTATGCTGAAGCCTGATCAGATCAAGTACGCGATTGGAAAAAACGGCAATAACATTCATCTGGCAGAGCGACTGACCGGCTATGAGATCGATGTCTATCGTGACGTGATTGATAAAACACTCGAAGATCCAAATGATATCGATATTATTGAGTTCAGAGAGGAATTCGGTGACGATATGATCTACCAGCTGCTGGACAGCGGGCTCGATACGGCAAAGAAGGTGCTTCAGGCAGGCATAGAAGAGATTGAACAGGCACTGCTCGGGCCTACGAAGATTGATGAGATGTCTGTCTTTGGCAAAGGCAGAAAAACAGTCAAGCCGAGAGAGCGCAGGCTTACTGACGAAGAGAAGAGGTATTGGAAAAAAATTGCTGAAAATATTTACAGGACAGTGAAGGATCAGTTTAATGAGGCTGACCTTCAGGAGATCAATGATGAAGATAACGATGCAGCTCCAGAGGGCGAGGGTGCAGACGAAGGTTCTGAAAAGCAGTAA